In Paenibacillus xylanilyticus, the genomic window AACGTACCGTCTGATTGAAGCCCTACGGTATGGGCACAACCTGCCGCTACGGCAACAATATTGCGCCAGTCACTTACATTACACTGGCCATACGTATTCAAGCCTGCAGCGGAAACCGTACCGTCCGCTTTCAGACCGATGGTATGATTACTCCCCACCGCTATCGCCACCATCCCGTGCCAGCTGCCTACATCGCATTGACCATGTTTATTACTACCCACGGCCGTTACTGTACCATCTGATTGCAGACCAGCCGAATGGAGACAACCCGCAGCGATCATTACAACATTACGCCAGCCACTGACTTCACATTGGCGATATCGGTTATTCCCTACAGCCAGCACTGTTCCGTCAGCTTTCAGGCCGAGGGTATGCCAGTCTCCTGCAGTTACTGCCACTATATCATTCCAACTACTTACCTGGCATTGACCTTCTTGATGCCGACCCACGGCGACCACCGTACCATCCGACTGCAGACCGATGGTGTGGCGCCAACCTGCCGCTATAGCTACAATATCGTGCCAGTTGGTTACCTCGCACTGGCCGTCCTTATTCCAACCCACAGCTGCCACGGTGCCATCCAATTTCAGTGCTATAGTGTGAACATTGCCTGTATTTGTAGCCATATGTACATTACCTGCTGCGACTGTAATGATATCCCGCCAGCCGCTGACTTCACATTGACCCATTTTATTATCACCAACAGCCATCACCAGACCGTCAGATGTAAGCCCAACGGTATGACGGCGTCCCGCCGCTATCGGATCTTTGGGCGACTTTCTTACCTGCAACCTCGCTTTATTCAGGGAACCATGTTCCATGCTGAAATACCTCCCTTGAAGCAAGTTTCTTGCGATAGTCCATTTCTTAACTTAACTTTCCTGAACTACTCCTTTTTTTGCCTGAAGCACATTTTGCCCAGAAGAAGTCCTGTGCCCGAGGAACAAATCAGATATCCAAAGAACAAAAAAACCAAGAAAACAGCATGAAGATCTTCAGGAATCTGAAGCACACCTTCAAACCAAGCCAAACGAAAAGGATACAGCAGCGCTACCCAGATGATCAGCAAAACTAGAATAAAATTAATGATTTTCCTCACTATAATGATCCTTTCAGGGCCTGTATGGTGTCCGTTATGTTATACCAATAATACTTCAATCAGGATGGTTTGTCTTTTTCTAGTTAAAACTGCAAAAAAGCCTCTGCTCCACATTACGCGGAGCAGAGGCTTCCTCCTTCCATCTTACTGCCTAGACTCAGCTGAGCGGTGCAGGCTCCACAACGTCCGGGATTTCCGGCATACGCTGTTTGCGTTCCATCCCCAGACTGATCACAAGCCCAAGCAAGCCCAGAGCCGCAATGACTGCAGCGTACAATGGTACGGAAATAAGTCCCGTATGCGTAATCGCAAACCCGCCAATATAAGCTCCACCTGCATTCCCCAGGTTAAACGCGGAGTGGCTTGATGTGGTCGCAAGCAGCGGTGCTTCGCGTGTCATATTCATGATCCGAATC contains:
- a CDS encoding RCC1 domain-containing protein translates to MEHGSLNKARLQVRKSPKDPIAAGRRHTVGLTSDGLVMAVGDNKMGQCEVSGWRDIITVAAGNVHMATNTGNVHTIALKLDGTVAAVGWNKDGQCEVTNWHDIVAIAAGWRHTIGLQSDGTVVAVGRHQEGQCQVSSWNDIVAVTAGDWHTLGLKADGTVLAVGNNRYRQCEVSGWRNVVMIAAGCLHSAGLQSDGTVTAVGSNKHGQCDVGSWHGMVAIAVGSNHTIGLKADGTVSAAGLNTYGQCNVSDWRNIVAVAAGCAHTVGLQSDGTLVTVGDHTYGQCDVSGWRGIRMPGNILTK